In Cicer arietinum cultivar CDC Frontier isolate Library 1 chromosome 1, Cicar.CDCFrontier_v2.0, whole genome shotgun sequence, one DNA window encodes the following:
- the LOC101508484 gene encoding putative pectate lyase 2, producing the protein MATSTNFVLLFLITYLILPTLLANSDSKKKHNNLSDFNIPSYNNIPNSDQKNDNVMNTIDSCWRKKTNWASNRQSLADCAIGFGKDAIGGKYGDIYEVTDPSDDPISPKQGTLRYGVIQTEPLWITFANDMVIKLKNELIVNSYKTIDGRGAKVEIGNGPCITIQGVSHVIVHGISVHDCKPGMAGIVRSTIEHVGYREGSDGDAITVFASSNVWIDHCFLATCADGLVDVTHASTAVTVSNNYFTRHDKVMLLGHNDDYSADRIMKVTVVYNRFATGLIERMPRVRYGYAHVVNNRYDEWLMYAIGGSADPTIFSQGNYFLASKNSDAKQVTKRETDGKWNNWKWRSYGDEFLNGAYFVPSGYGSCAPLYSSAQNFDAAQASMVPLLTLNAGPLDCSVNKAC; encoded by the exons ATGGCCACTTCAACCAATTTTGTTCTCCTATTTCTAATCACATACTTAATTCTACCAACCTTACTAGCTAATTCAGATTCAAAAAAAAAGCATAACAACCTATCAGATTTTAATATTCCAAGCTACAACAACATTCCCAATAGTGACCAAAAAAATGATAATGTGATGAACACAATAGACTCATGCTggagaaaaaaaacaaattggGCTTCAAACCGCCAATCACTAGCAGATTGTGCAATTGGATTTGGAAAAGATGCAATTGGAGGAAAATATGGTGACATATATGAAGTAACTGACCCTTCTGACGACCCAATAAGCCCAAAACAAGGTACACTTCGTTATGGTGTAATCCAAACAGAACCACTTTGGATAACATTTGCAAATGACATGGTAATTAAATTGAAGAACGAGCTTATAGTAAATAGTTACAAAACAATTGATGGTAGAGGAGCTAAAGTTGAAATTGGAAATGGTCCTTGTATTACAATACAAGGTGTTAGTCATGTGATTGTGCATGGAATTAGTGTTCATGATTGTAAACCGGGTATGGCTGGTATCGTTAGAAGTACTATTGAACATGTTGGATATCGTGAAGGTTCTGATGGTGATGCTATTACTGTTTTTGCTTCTTCTAATGTTTGGATTGATCATTGTTTTTTGGCTACTTGTGCTGATGGCCTTGTTGATGTTACTCATGCATCTACTGCTGTTACTGTCTCAAATAATTACTTCACTCGCCATGACAAA GTGATGCTGCTAGGACATAATGATGATTACAGCGCGGATAGAATAATGAAAGTAACAGTAGTTTATAACCGCTTTGCCACTGGCCTAATAGAAAGAATGCCaag GGTAAGATATGGTTATGCCCATGTTGTAAACAACAGATATGACGAGTGGCTCATGTATGCCATTGGTGGTAGTGCTGATCCTACCATTTTCAGTCAAGGAAACTACTTTTTAGCTTCCAAAAATTCTGATGCAAAACAg GTTACAAAGAGGGAAACTGATGGAAAATGGAATAATTGGAAATGGAGGAGTTATGGAGATGAATTCTTAAATGGTGCTTATTTTGTGCCATCTGGGTATGGAAGTTGTGCTCCCTTATATTCATCTGCTCAAAACTTTGATGCTGCTCAAGCATCTATGGTGCCTTTATTAACACTCAATGCAGGACCTTTGGATTGTTCTGTTAACAAAGCATGTTAA
- the LOC101509764 gene encoding uncharacterized protein has translation MNRRQQRAFKLLMWIMGLCLACYLVGPPLFWTLNDTLSSVSPSCPPCPCDCSLQPLISIPEGLSNNSILDCMRQDPEVSEEAGKSFTDLLTEELKQKEAEAEEKQRHADILLLESKKIASQYQKEADKCNSGMETCEEARERSDRALQNQMKETALWELRARQRGWKPAPKKAISHF, from the exons ATGAATAGGAGGCAGCAAAGGGCTTTCAAATTGTTAATGTGGATTATGGGACTCTGTCTCGCATGTTATCTTGTAGGACCACCTTTGTTTTGGACACTCAACGACACCCTTAGCTCCGTTTCTCCATCTTGTCCTCCTTGTCCTTGTGATTGTTCTCTTCAACCCCTTATTTCTATCCCAGAAG gATTGAGCAACAATTCTATTTTAG ATTGCATGAGGCAAGATCCAGAGGTGAGTGAAGAAGCTGGGAAGAGTTTCACAGATTTATTGACTGAAGAACTAAAGCAAAAGGAAGCTGAAGCTGAAGAAAAACAAAGACATGCTGATATATTACTTTTAGAGTCAAAGAAAATAGCATCACAGTATCAAAAGGAGGCTGACAAATGCAATTCAGGGATGGAGACATGTGAGGAAGCTAGAGAAAGATCTGACAGAGCACTTCAAAATCAGATGAAAGAAACTGCTTTGTGGGAACTTAGAGCTCGCCAAAGAGGATGGAAACCTGCTCCAAAGAAAGCTATTTCCCATTTTTAA
- the LOC101509437 gene encoding uncharacterized protein, whose protein sequence is MASSSEAGPAALLKAVLERVHHSADRSGRDVNNIRVVAASKTKSVSSLRQVYDAGHRCFGENYVQEIIEKAPQLPEDIEWHFIGNLQSNKVKPLLAGVPNLAYVETVDDEKIANLLERAVAKIGRKPLKVFVEVNTSGETSKFGVEPAVCVDLAKHIVTNCPNLEFCGLMTIGMPDYSSTPENFKTLSNCRSEVCAALGISEAQCELSMGMTGDFERAIEMGSTTVRIGTAIFGRREYPPKEDK, encoded by the exons ATGGCATCGTCGTCAGAGGCCGGCCCAGCGGCGTTGTTGAAGGCGGTGCTGGAGCGCGTCCATCACTCCGCCGATAGATCGGGTCGGGATGTTAACAATATCCGGGTGGTGGCGGCGAGTAAGACGAAGTCAGTTTCTTCTCTCCGACAGGTGTATGATGCCGGACATCGATGCTTCGGCGAGAATTACGTTCAGGAAATAATCGAGAAAGCCCCTCAGCTTCCGGAAGATATTGAGTGGCATTTCATCGGCAATTTGCAGAGCAATAAAGTCAAACCTCTTCTTG CTGGTGTTCCCAACCTTGCTTATGTAGAGACTGTAGATGATGAGAAG ATAGCAAACCTTCTTGAACGTGCCGTAGCCAAAATTGGCAGGAAACCGTTGAAAGTTTTTGTTGAAGTGAATACGAGTGGAGAAACAT CTAAATTTGGTGTTGAACCAGCTGTGTGTGTAGACCTTGCAAAACATATTGTTACAAATTGCCCAAACCTTGAATTTTGTGGCTTAATGACAATTGGCATGCCGGATTATTCATCCACCCCAGAAAATTTTAAG ACGTTATCAAATTGTAGAAGTGAAGTTTGTGCGGCACTTGGAATATCAGAAGCGCAATGTGAACTGTCAATGGGCATGACTGGAGACTTTGAGCGAGCT ATTGAGATGGGAAGTACAACTGTTAGGATTGGAACTGCCATATTTGGGCGCAGAGAGTATCCACCAAAAGAAGACAAGTAA
- the LOC101508793 gene encoding wall-associated receptor kinase 1-like: MLLLFTQLFLSLLIVTTKSQSSICRTSCGDISIKYPFGIDDGCGSPFYRNILSCSESKKLELQTASGRYEVHNISYADPHIVVTDPFMWKCQDGENFRPTRPFSLDTSTNLKLSSQNEYMFFNCSEEHVIIQPRPMFCEHFPEHCESSCDTASYLCRHLPRCSFALTHSSCCSYYPKSSESLRLMLKYCTSYTSVYWRDVGSLQPYDQLPEYGIRVDFNIPVTTSCLGCQDPLKGGGTCGFDTVTQSFMCLCKDGNSSTHCKDQDIARHNRKVHVIAGTVTVFSAAGAFGIGAGIWYLKKVRAKAPATCGVQSNDNRLF; the protein is encoded by the exons ATGTTATTACTATTTACTCAACTCTTTCTCTCATTACTCATAGTCACTACAAAATCTCAATCAAGCATATGCAGAACTTCTTGTGGTGACATTTCAATCAAATATCCATTTGGCATTGATGATGGTTGTGGAAGTCCATTCTACAGAAACATTCTTTCGTGTTCCGAATCGAAAAAACTCGAACTCCAAACTGCTTCGGGTCGATACGAAGTTCATAACATAAGCTATGCTGATCCTCATATTGTTGTCACTGATCCATTCATGTGGAAATGCCAAGATGGTGAGAATTTTCGACCAACGAGACCATTCAGTTTAGACACTAGCACAAACTTGAAGCTCTCATCACAAAATGAGTACATGTTCTTCAATTGTAGTGAAGAACATGTGATCATTCAACCAAGGCCTATGTTTTGTGAACATTTTCCGGAACACTGCGAATCGTCTTGTGACACTGCTAGCTATCTTTGCAGACATTTACCGAGGTGTTCCTTCGCGCTTACACATAGTTCTTGTTGTTCTTATTATCCAAAATCAAGTGAATCTTTGAGGTTGATGCTTAAGTATTGTACTAGTTATACTAGTGTTTATTGGAGGGATGTTGGAAGTCTTCAGCCTTATGATCAACTACCTGAATATGGAATTAGAGTTGATTTTAATATTCCTGTTACTACTAGTTGCCTTGGGTGCCAAGATCCATTGAAAGGTGGTGGAACTTGTGGATTTGATACAGTGACACAGAGTTTTATGTGCTTGTGTAAGGATGGAAACTCTTCTACCCATTGTAAAG ATCAAGATATTGCAAGGCACAATAGGAAGGTCCATGTAATCGCAG GGACAGTTACAGTGTTCTCAGCTGCAGGGGCATTTGGAATTGGAGCTGGTATTTGGTACTTGAAGAAAGTCAGAGCTAAAGCACCAGCCACTTGTGGAGTTCAAAGCAATGATAATAGACTATTCTAA
- the LOC101503979 gene encoding pentatricopeptide repeat-containing protein At4g04370 produces MMFRYKAKPQSLVSLNHKKQWMLSLPTPHPSSPPASATTNSFNAIINRHSTQGAHRQVLITYSSMLNSHIPSDAYTFPSLLKACSSLNLFHLGLTLHQRILVNGLSTDSYIASSLINFYVKFGYSYFARKVFDFMPDKNVVPWTTIIGCYSKMGNVDEAFSLFHQMRYQGIQPSSVTLLSLLFGVSELSHVQCLHGCATFFGFMSDLNLSNSMLNLYGKCGSIADCRKLFDCMDQRDIVSWNSLLSSYAQIGDVCEVLLLLETMKVQGLEPGLQTFGSVLSVAVSRGDMRLGRSVHGQILRAGFDLDAHVETSLIVMYLKGGNIDVAFRMFERSLDKDVVLWTAMISGLVQNENADKALDIFDRMLKFGMKSSTETIASVITACAQMGSYNLGRSIHGYIVRQELSLDTAAHNSLVTMYAKCGHFDQSSIVFDKMSKRDLVSWNAIVAGYAQNGYVCKAFSFFNEMRSCQLRPDSITAVSLLQGCASTGQLHPGKWIHGFVIRNGLRPCIVVDTSLVDMYCKCGDLDTAQRCFNQMPGQDLVSWSAIIAGYGYHGKGETALRLYSKFLESSIKPNHVIFLSVLSSCSHSGLIDQGLNIYESMTRDFGIAPNLEHHACMVDLLCRAGKVEEAYNLYKKMFSDPVLDVLGIILDACRANGNDELGDTIANDILKLRPMSAGNYVQLAHCYASINKWEGVGEVWTHMRSLGLRKIPGWSFIDIHGTITTFFTDHNSHPQFLEIVNTIKILRKEMDIMEEVDISF; encoded by the coding sequence ATGATGTTCAGATACAAGGCAAAACCGCAATCACTAGTGAGTCTCAATCATAAAAAACAATGGATGCTGTCACTTCCAACACCACACCCTTCTTCACCTCCTGCTTCAGCCACCACCAATTCATTCAATGCAATTATCAACCGCCATTCAACCCAAGGTGCTCACCGTCAAGTTCTCATCACCTATTCCTCCATGCTCAATTCACACATCCCTTCTGACGCATACACTTTCCCCAGTCTTCTCAAAGCATGCTCCTCTCTCAACCTCTTTCACCTCGGCCTTACCCTCCATCAACGCATCCTCGTTAATGGGTTGTCCACTGATTCCTACATTGCATCTTCTTTGATCAATTTCTATGTTAAATTCGGGTATTCTTATTTTGCCCGCAAAGTGTTCGACTTTATGCCTGACAAGAATGTTGTACCTTGGACTACCATTATTGGGTGTTATTCTAAAATGGGCAATGTTGATGAGGCTTTTTCTTTGTTTCATCAAATGCGTTACCAGGGAATTCAACCCAGTAGTGTTACTCTCTTGAGCTTGTTGTTTGGTGTTTCAGAGCTTtctcatgttcagtgtttgcaTGGTTGTGCAACGTTTTTTGGGTTTATGTCAGATTTGAACTTGTCAAATTCTATGCTGAATTTGTATGGGAAATGTGGAAGCATTGCAGATTGTAGAAAATTGTTTGATTGTATGGATCAAAGAGACATTGTTTCATGGAATTCTTTGTTATCTTCCTATGCCCAGATTGGTGATGTATGTGAAGTTTTGTTACTTCTTGAGACGATGAAGGTACAAGGTTTGGAGCCTGGTTTACAGACTTTTGGGTCTGTGTTGTCTGTGGCTGTGTCAAGAGGTGATATGAGATTGGGAAGATCAGTGCATGGCCAGATTTTAAGAGCTGGTTTTGACTTGGATGCACATGTCGAAACATCATTGATTGTAATGTATTTAAAAGGTGGGAACATTGATGTTGCATTTAGAATGTTTGAGAGGAGTTTAGATAAGGATGTAGTTTTGTGGACAGCAATGATCTCAGGTCTTGTGCAGAATGAGAATGCAGACAAAGCACTTGATATTTTCGATCGGATGTTGAAATTTGGAATGAAATCATCTACTGAGACTATTGCCAGTGTGATTACAGCTTGTGCTCAAATGGGGTCTTATAATTTAGGGAGATCTATTCATGGTTATATAGTAAGGCAAGAATTGTCTTTGGATACTGCTGCTCATAACTCTCTTGTTACCATGTATGCAAAGTGTGGCCACTTCGATCAGAGTTCTATTGTATTTGATAAGATGAGCAAAAGGGATTTAGTTTCATGGAATGCTATAGTTGCTGGATATGCTCAAAACGGCTATGTATGTAAggccttttctttttttaatgaaatgagGTCTTGTCAGCTAAGACCTGATTCAATAACCGCTGTCTCCCTTCTGCAAGGGTGTGCGTCCACCGGGCAACTACACCCTGGAAAATGGATCCACGGGTTCGTAATAAGAAATGGTCTTAGGCCGTGCATCGTGGTTGATACTTCTTTGGTAGACATGTACTGTAAATGTGGTGATTTGGATACTGCTCAAAGGTGTTTCAACCAAATGCCAGGTCAAGATTTGGTTTCATGGAGTGCCATAATTGCAGGATATGGTTATCATGGTAAAGGGGAAACTGCATTGAGGTTATACTCAAAGTTTCTAGAGAGTAGTATTAAACCCAACCATGTGATTTTCCTCTCAGTTTTATCTTCTTGTAGTCATAGTGGACTTATAGATCAGGGCTTGAACATATACGAATCTATGACTAGAGATTTTGGCATTGCGCCAAATCTTGAACACCATGCTTGTATGGTGGATCTCCTTTGTCGTGCTGGGAAGGTCGAAGAGGCGTATAACTTGTACAAGAAAATGTTCTCAGATCCTGTACTTGACGTGTTGGGCATAATCCTCGATGCTTGTCGAGCAAATGGTAATGATGAACTTGGTGATACAATTGCTAATGATATTCTCAAGCTGAGGCCTATGAGTGCTGGAAATTATGTACAACTAGCACATTGCTATGCTTCAATAAACAAGTGGGAAGGAGTGGGTGAGGTATGGACTCATATGAGATCTCTTGGCTTGAGGAAAATTCCTGGATGGAGCTTTATTGACATACATGGGACCATCACTACATTTTTCACAGATCATAACTCACACCCTCAGTTTCTAGAAATAGTGAATACaatcaaaattttgagaaaGGAAATGGACATAATGGAGGAAGTGGACATTAGTTTTTGA